A stretch of Henckelia pumila isolate YLH828 chromosome 4, ASM3356847v2, whole genome shotgun sequence DNA encodes these proteins:
- the LOC140860101 gene encoding probable xyloglucan 6-xylosyltransferase 5 yields the protein MGSESPFAAQKRTSSTLPTTAAASNGGGRGRAAGILPRGRQINKTFNNIKITILCGFVTILVLRGTIGIGNLVSYEADAENQNLREEINRILAEIRSDKDPDDPEDQAEEFFNPNKTFTLGPKISNWDGDRKLWLEKNPMFPNYVNGKPRILLVTGSPPNPCDNAIGDHYLLKSAKNKIDYCRIHGIEIVYNMAHLDKELAGYWAKLPLIRGLMLAHPEVEWVWWMDSDALFTDMAFEIPVFKYKDHNMVIHGYPDLLFDQKSWIALNTGSFLFRNCQWSLDLLDAWAPMGPKGPVREEAGKILTANLKGRPAFEADDQSALIYLLISQNDKWMNKVFVENSFYLHGYWEGLVDRYEEMIEKYHPGLGDERWPFVTHFVGCKPCGSYGDYPVERCLKSMERAFNFADNQVLNLYGFRHRGLVSPNIKRIRNETVTPLVYVDQFDFRHSVHQKGEPKS from the coding sequence ATGGGTTCTGAAAGCCCGTTTGCAGCTCAGAAACGGACTTCCAGCACACTACCGACCACAGCCGCCGCATCCAACGGCGGAGGTCGTGGCCGCGCCGCCGGTATCCTCCCACGTGGCCGGCAGATCAATAAGACCTTCAACAACATCAAGATCACGATACTATGTGGATTCGTTACTATTCTGGTGCTCCGCGGCACGATTGGTATCGGCAACCTGGTGTCCTATGAGGCGGATGCTGAAAATCAGAATCTCCGTGAAGAAATCAATCGGATCCTCGCCGAGATTCGATCGGATAAGGACCCGGATGACCCGGAGGACCAAGCAGAGGAGTTTTTCAACCCGAACAAAACTTTCACTTTGGGGCCCAAAATCAGTAACTGGGATGGAGACAGAAAGCTGTGGCTTGAAAAGAATCCGATGTTTCCCAATTATGTTAATGGAAAACCTCGGATTTTGCTCGTCACAGGTTCCCCACCAAACCCTTGTGATAATGCTATCGGGGATCATTATTTGTTGAAATCTGCTAAGAACAAGATCGATTATTGCAGAATACATGGGATTGAGATTGTGTATAATATGGCTCATTTAGATAAGGAATTGGCAGGGTATTGGGCTAAGTTGCCTTTGATTCGGGGGTTGATGTTGGCTCATCCTGAGGTGGAGTGGGTTTGGTGGATGGATAGTGATGCTTTGTTTACTGATATGGCATTTGAGATACCTGTATTTAAGTACAAGGACCATAATATGGTTATTCATGGTTACCCCGATCTGTTGTTTGATCAGAAGTCATGGATAGCGTTGAACACTGGTAGTTTCTTGTTCAGAAATTGTCAGTGGTCATTGGACTTATTGGATGCTTGGGCTCCAATGGGCCCCAAGGGTCCCGTTCGTGAGGAGGCCGGCAAGATCTTGACAGCAAATTTGAAGGGTCGGCCCGCATTCGAGGCAGATGATCAATCTGCGTTGATATACTTGCTGATTTCTCAAAACGATAAGTGGATGAATAAGGTTTTTGTTGAGAACTCATTTTATTTGCACGGATATTGGGAGGGTCTAGTGGACCGGTACGAGGAAATGATTGAGAAATACCACCCGGGACTGGGTGATGAGAGGTGGCCATTCGTGACACATTTCGTTGGCTGCAAACCTTGTGGGAGTTATGGGGATTATCCGGTGGAGAGGTGTTTGAAGAGCATGGAGAGGGCTTTCAACTTTGCGGATAATcaagttttgaacttgtatGGCTTTAGGCATAGGGGATTGGTGAGCCCCAATATTAAGAGGATTAGGAATGAGACTGTTACTCCTTTGGTGTATGTAGATCAGTTTGATTTTCGTCATTCAGTTCATCAAAAGGGTGAACCTAAGAGTTAG